Sequence from the Undibacterium piscinae genome:
AAATGTGTAAGCAACAGTCCCAGTGAAACCACCTAAGTTGTTAGTTGTGTAATTTGCTGTATTGTCGGAACGTGGATTAGATGCAAAGAACAAATTACCTAAACCTGTTGCACTTGTACTATCACCAGCAGTTCCACCAATAATACCAGTCTCAAAAGGATCAATAGAATCAACCGCATTGAAAACTGGCTTATTCTGACGTCCGAACTGCAAAGCACCGAAGTCACCAGACAAACCTACCCAAGCCGCACGACCAAATGCTAACCCGCCCTGAGCTGATTTACCAGCATCTGCATTGACGCCCATTTCCAATTTGAAATTCGCTTTCAAACCGCCGCCCAGATCTTCAGATCCTTTAAAACCTAAACGTGAACCAGATTGAACGCCACTATCCAATGCTGTTTTAGTAGCACCACCCGAACCAACGCCATTGCTTTCATTGTTGATTGCCATGTCCAATACACCATAGACAGTCACATTAGATTGAGCTTGCGCTGCGCCTGCAACTGCAGACAATACGGCCAAAGCGATGAGTGATTTTTTCATTGATATTTCTCCAAAGGTTTTCATGTTGACATGAACTACGTTTAAATCTGAGTGGCCTAAAAAAGCGAAATTTAAGCTTAGCTAACACAGCTGAATACTTCAAAAAGTACAAATCCGCGAATCAGACGATAACGTATTTGAACAAAAATCGCGCCCCGCAGCCAAGCTAAATCGGGCAACTGCTCATGAATTCAGGGTTTATGTCTCTAAAACACAACCAAACATTGCACCAAAAGAAACATTTGAAGCCAAATTAACATGTTTCTGTAGATGAAAATACCTAATGATTTCCTTCAAAAACAATATTAATTTGACCAATTAAAAAGGCCGTCTCATCGACGGCCTTTCTTTACTAGCTAAACCTATTAAACAATCAGAACGTATGATTCACGCCGACAGCGGTACGGGTTGCACTACTGTTTCCTGCACCGATCAAACCCGCAGACATGGCGAGATCTAACGCGCTAGTCGAACCAGCTTTAGCATAAGTCAAGGAAGCATAGGCGGTAGTGCGTTTGCTCAATGCATATTTACCCATGGCGATATATTGATCAGCCTTACCGCTGCCCATACCTGACAACTTAGTGTTGTAGTAAGCTGCGGTCAAGGTAGTCATAGGAGTCAGAGAATAATCAACACCGGCACCAATAACAGCAATTTTTCTATTATTGAATACGCCACCGTCCACGTCGGTTTGTCCGTAAGTCAATTTAAGTACGGCCGCATCGAGTTTCAATTTACCGCCGCCACCCATCAATGTCAAAGTGGAGTTGCCAGTGGCGTCTTTCAGTTTCGCATAAGCAAATGCAACGCCTGAAGACCCGTCAGTGAAATAAGCCGACATACCAGCGTAAGAATTGCCGGAAGTATTCCCTGCTTGCTCGCCAAAACCGTACATGGCAGCACCGCCGAAGCCAGATACCATAGGTGTCAGGTATTTCACGGAATTACTTTGACGCAAGGCACTGCCACCGCCGTTGGTACCAAACCCGCCGAACAAACCACCTGAGTTCATTGCACTGTACACCACGTTAGGATTGGTTCCGGCATGCGCCAAGCTCAAAGGATCGGCCAGACCGATAGAATCCGCACCCACCATATTTTGACGGCCAAAGTTGACGCTACCGAAATTACCGGATAAACCGACAGTAGCATTACGATCAAACAAAGAAGTTCCTGAACCGCTCTGAGAAAATCCGCCAACCGGTGCAGGAAGCGCGCCGATACCAGCACCGGCAGCGCCGGTATCATTGGCCAAAGTACCTTCCAGGTTGAAGTTAGCTTTCAGACCGCCGCCCAAATCCTCAGTGCCTTTAAAGCCCCAGCGAGATACTGACAACTGACTAGACTCTAGCGCAGCCTTAGAACCACCCGTTTTAGTTTGATTGGTTGTGTAGACCACACCAGCATCAATAATGCCGTAAATGGAAACACTAGATTGAGCGGAAGCGTTGGCTGCAAAAGCACCCAGAACTGCGAAAGCGATAAGCGTTTTTTTCATTAGATCTTTCTCCAAAATTATCAATTATTTTCTAAAACATTCGAATTAACTCTAGGTGCAACCACTACTCCTGCCTATATTTCACTATCAAACTTAGTTCGAAGCGATGGCACATTGAAGCAAATTCCTTGCATTTGAGCAAAGAGAAGTTGCATAAGAGCGCATTTGAGCAAATTTTATGTGGTTCAATAACGACAAAAGCACTCATTTTATGACTTAAAGTGCAACACACCAACAAAACAAATGCCATTTAAACACTTGTTTTGTAGGATGGCAGATCCCATGCGTCAAGGCTACAATATCGACTCTGAAGAAAATACAAAGTACTTATGCAAACAGCTCATCTTGATCATCTCATTCTCGGCTTTGACCGCGCACTGCGCGTCGTTTCGGGACTAGCCAGGGCAAGCCGCCCCAATCCGGCACTGGCATTGCAGGAAAATGAGTTGTCCGAACAAGAAAAAGCGCATAGCGCCGGACTGATGCGCGTCAACCATGTGGGGGAGATATGCGCGCAAGCACTGTATGACTCGCAAGGCATGTTCTCGCAGACTCCTGCCGTGAAGCAACAATTTGCCCACTCGGGCATCGAGGAAGAAGACCATCTGGCATGGTCGGCACACCGGGTCGCTGAATTAAACTCCCGCACCAGCCTGCTCAACCCGCTTTGGTACGCTGGCGCCTACGCCTGCGGCACGATAGCCGCTCGTTGCGGTGATGCGGCAAGTCTGGGGTTTGTGGTGGAAACCGAGCGTCAGGTGGCGGCGCACCTTAGCAGCCATCTGGAGAAACTGCCGGTACAAGACCAAAAGTCACGCGCGATCGTTGAACAAATGCGTCAGGATGAAATCGCGCATGGCGCGGCGGCACAAGCTTTAGGTGCCAGCGACTTGCCTATGCCGGTCAAGGCCATAATGCGTGCGATGGCAAAAGTGATGACTACTACCGCGTATCGTATTTAAATCAGCCATGAAATGAGCCGCTGTAATAAATCGGCAGCGACTCATTCTTATCTAGCAATAATTTCTAGCTATCACTACAGCCATAGAAAACAACTGGCGGCAACCGCGGTCGGTAAGGCCGCAGCAGAAAACAAGCCCAGAGGACTGATCGCCTGCTCGTCGAAATAATCTTTCAAGATAGAAAAACCGGCCGGATTTGGAGCATTCGCGATGACCGTCAAACCACCGCCGCTGACCGCACCCGCTACCAAGGCGTATTTACCAGCATCAGAAATCCCCTCAACCAATGAGCCCAGATAGGTCAGGGCGGCGTTATCGGTCAGTGCCGTCAATCCCATCGCGCCAAAGAACAAGACCGTGCTATCCATACCGGCAATAATCGGTTGCAGCCACCATTGCTGCTTGCCACCCAACACCACCAGTCCCGCCAGGAAAAATGCCACCAGCAAACCTTCACGCAGCATCAACTTGTCCTGATATTGCTTGTAGGCGTCAGTAAAACCGAGGAAAAACAAAAATAAACCCATGAACACCACAGGATGATGACTAAACACCACGGTCGCCGCCAAAAACAGGAAATGGATGAAAATCACGGTCAGAGGCATGCGTGTTCCAGCCTGCTTGGGCGGACTGACGATGTTCTTGAGTTCATTACGAAACAGCAAAGTCGCTGCCAGCGCATTGATCACGACGGCAATTGCGGCTTTCCAACCAAACACGCTGGACATGAAAGCCATATCCCAGCCCCATTTTTCCGCGACCATTAACACGGGGGGGGCTGCAAAAGGAGTCAGTACGCCACCGATGGAAATGTTCACAAACAGCACGCCGAGCGTAACGTATTTCAATCGTTGCGAAATTCCCTTGGTATATAAACCCATCGCGCAACATCAGCGCCGCCAAAGTCATGGCGGCCGGTTCCGTGATGAATGAACCGAGCAAAGGCACCAGCGATAGGCACAGGAAATAGCTGGCTACCGAAGTACTAACCGGCAAAGCCGCGGTAATTTTATCGACTACCCATTGCACCGAAAATAATATCGGCCGCGTTCCGGCCACCGTCAGCACCACAAAAACAAACAAGGGTTCGGTAAAGTTTTGCTGCTCAAGATAAGTGATCGCCACGGTTTGCGTGGAGACGAAGGCCATAACGGCGATCAGCACCAGTGCCCAAAAACCGAATACCACTTCCACCTCGCCCATCAGGTGCCAGAAACCAGCGTGCTTCTTGCTGGTGTGCGCCAGATGCTGAAATTGCTTGGTGGAAAACGTGTGCAGCACCGCCAATGCAAAAATGGCGGCGCCGGCGTATTCGATTATTTGGTTGCTATTCATAAATCTCCTTAAGAGTATGTCCTGAAAAAACGATCAGGAGCCTATTTTATCCAGCTTAGCGATACTTAAATCGAGTAGCTTCATGCCGAACTGGCCGAAATTAATATGGGCGCGCGCATTCGTGCCGCTACCCTCAATGTTGACGATGACGCCTTCGCCAAACTTGGCATGCATCACGCCCTGACCGATACGCCAGCCGCTGCCACCCTGGTTTTTGGCGAAGCCCTGGGCGATCGCGTTGACGCCGGATTCCGGTGCGTCATCCCAGGCTGATTTCTTATTCCCAAACCAGCTCGCCTGCACCTTAGGCGACAGCCATTTCAGGGACTCTTCCGGCATTTCGTCAAAAAAGCGTGAGCGCGTGTTGTAACGGATCTGGCCATGCAGCATGCGGGTTTGCGAGAAAGTAATGTAAAGCCGTTTTCTGGCGCGGGTAATGGCGACGTACATCAGACGACGCTCTTCCTCTACGCCAGTTTCTTCTTTGGCGCTGTTCTCGTGCGGGAACAAGCCCTCTTCCAATCCGGTAATAAACACCGCATCAAACTCCAGACCTTTAGCGGCATGCACCGTCATCAGTTGCAAGGCATCCTGACCTGCTTGCGCCTGATTGTCGCCCGCTTCCAGCGAGGCATGCGACAGGAAAGCCGAGAGCGGCGACATCACTGTAGGCAAGGCCGCGTCGGCGTCGATAATCTGTATGCCATCCGGTGCCGACAATAAGCTTGCCGCCAACTGCGAGGGCGGGCCGGCCAAGGCTGGTGCCGCATGGCCATAGCCCTCTTCGGAAACAAACAGGGTAGCGGCATTAATCAGCTGCTCCAAGTTTTCTATCCTGTCGGCGCCCTCTTTTTCGGTCTGGTAATGAATCAGCAAAGTACTGATATCTAACACTACCTTGACCATTTCCGGCAAAGGCAGGTTGTGCGTCTCAAAGCGAGCGCCTTCTATCAGCTTGACGAAATTCCCCAACGAGGTGCCGGCCTTACCGGACACATAAGGCACCGCCGCGTACAACGAGATACCATATTGCTTAGCGGCGTCCTGCAATTGCTCCAAGGAGCGTGCACCGATACCTCGGGTAGGGAAATTCACCACGCGCAAAAATGCGGAATCATTGTGCGGGTTATCCATCAACTGCATATAGGCGATGGCGTGCTTGATTTCGGCGCGCTCAAAATAACGCTGGCCGCCATACACACGATACGGCAACCCGGCCGTAAACAAGGCATGCTCAAGCACCCGAGACTGCGCATTGGAACGGTACAAAATCGCAATCTCGCTACCGGACGAACCTTCGCGCATCAGATTCTTGGCTTCTTCGACTATCCACTGCGCTTCCTGAATATCGCTGCTCGATTCAGAAATCCTGACTAATTCACCATGTCCGGCATCGGTGCGCAGGTTTTTGCCCAGGCGTTTGCTGTTATGTTCAATCAACGCATTCGCGGTATCTAATATATGACCATGGGAACGGTAGTTTTGTTCCAGCTTAATTAGATTTTTTACCTGAAATTCGCGCTCAAAGGCCGACATATTGCCGACGTTGGCACCACGGAACGCATAAATACTCTGATCGTCATCGCCGACCGCAAACACCGCGGCCTGATTGCCCGCCATCAGTTTGAGCCATTTGTATTGCAAATCATTGGTATCCTGAAACTCATCGACCAGGATATGCTTGAAACGCGACTGATAATGCTCGCGCAAAGGCTGGTTGCGGCTAAGCAACTCATAAGTACGCAATAACAGTTCGGCAAAATCGACCACGCCTTCACGCTGACACTGGGCGTCATACAAATCGTAGAGCGCCACCATTTTTCTATCGGTGTCATCGTAGGCGTCCACTGCGGCGGCACGCAAACCCTTATCCTTGGCGCCATTGATGAAATACATCAGGGTGCGCGGCGGGAATTTTTCATCATCAATATTGTTTGCCTTGAGCAAACGCTTGATGAAAGACAGTTGATCCGAGGAATCGAGAATCTGGAAGGTCTGCGGCAAGCCGGCATCCTTGTGATGCGCCCGCAGCAAGCGGTTACACAGCCCGTGAAAAGTGCCTACCCACATACCGCGCGTATTGATGGGTAGCATCGCCGACAAACGCGTCAGCATTTCCTTCGCGGATTTATTCGTAAACGTGACCGCCAGCACGCTTTGCGGCGAAATTTGTCCGGTCTGTATCAACCAGGCGATACGGGTAGTCAGTACGCGGGTTTTGCCTGAACCGGCCCCGGCCAGGATCAGCGCGGACTGCGCCGGTAAAGTGACGGCAGCGAGCTGCTCGGAATTGAGATTGTGTAGAAGATTTTGCATCCCTAGATTATACGGGACAGCACCATGTATGCCACAGCGACTTAGACTGACACTGCAGAAAAGTGCCGTAGCGACAGATCGGGAGCCGCATCTCCATGACGGCAAACGAGGCAACCGAGGCAACAGATACAAATACAAATACAAATGCGGATACAAATACAAATGCGGATACAAATACTCCCGCCGTTTTAAATTTCAAATCCGCCACTACGCAATGAAATAGACCGATGCAGAAAAATACTGAGGGGGAGTATCAAAATAGCTTGATGCAGCTTAATTCAGCAGCAATAACATCTAGTGATTACGCCGGTTCAGCAAAGTGGCAAACTCCCTGGCAGCCGCCTGCGGATCACTGGCCAGATACACGCTGCTGATCGCCGCTACCATATGCGCACCGGCCGCCACCAGCGGTTGGCAATTTTCGGCACTCATGCCGCCTATCACCACATTCGGCAAATCGATGCCGGCACAGGCATCGCTGACAATAGAGAAAGGCGTAGTCACAGGATATTTTTTCACGCGTGAAGGATAAAAACCGCCAAACGCCACATAACTGGCACCAGCCTGCTGTGCGGCATGCGCCAATGCCAAATCGCCGTAGCAGGAAGCGCCGACTATCTTGCCCGCGCCAAGTTGCGCCCGCACTTCGGCCACGCTGGCATCGGTGCCGCCTACATGCACGCCATCGGCATCGAGCGCCAGACATAGTTCCACATGGTCGTTGATAATGAAGGGCACATCAAAGCGGCGGCATAATTGCAGCAAGGCGCTAGCCTGCTCCAGACGCAATAAGGCTCCGGCAAATTTATGCCGGTATTGGACTAAGGCGGCACCGCCCAACAAGGCTTGCTCAGTGACCGCCAGCAATTGAGCGGTGTCATCCCAATCGGGCGTGACCAGATAAAGTCCGGCAAGTTTATACATACATCTCCCGCTATTTTTTCGTAATGATTTGATTGGCTTGCTAAAAGTGCCGCTGCGGTATCAACTGACCCGGCGCGATCGCATAGGCTTGGCTCAAACTGCGTTGCGCAAATTCCTGCGCCAACTGCAGGCTGACCGACATCTCGTGACCCAGCGCCAGCTGAGCGGCAATCGCCGCCGCCAGCGTGCAGCCGCTTCCATGAAATTCGCCCGGCAGGCGCGGCCACAACCACTCGCGTTGGCCTTGCCCGCTGAACCACAAATTACTCACTTGCTCGTCGCTGCCATGTCCGCCTTTAATCAAAACATCGCG
This genomic interval carries:
- a CDS encoding porin; translated protein: MKKTLIAFAVLGAFAANASAQSSVSIYGIIDAGVVYTTNQTKTGGSKAALESSQLSVSRWGFKGTEDLGGGLKANFNLEGTLANDTGAAGAGIGALPAPVGGFSQSGSGTSLFDRNATVGLSGNFGSVNFGRQNMVGADSIGLADPLSLAHAGTNPNVVYSAMNSGGLFGGFGTNGGGSALRQSNSVKYLTPMVSGFGGAAMYGFGEQAGNTSGNSYAGMSAYFTDGSSGVAFAYAKLKDATGNSTLTLMGGGGKLKLDAAVLKLTYGQTDVDGGVFNNRKIAVIGAGVDYSLTPMTTLTAAYYNTKLSGMGSGKADQYIAMGKYALSKRTTAYASLTYAKAGSTSALDLAMSAGLIGAGNSSATRTAVGVNHTF
- a CDS encoding thiamine phosphate synthase, with amino-acid sequence MYKLAGLYLVTPDWDDTAQLLAVTEQALLGGAALVQYRHKFAGALLRLEQASALLQLCRRFDVPFIINDHVELCLALDADGVHVGGTDASVAEVRAQLGAGKIVGASCYGDLALAHAAQQAGASYVAFGGFYPSRVKKYPVTTPFSIVSDACAGIDLPNVVIGGMSAENCQPLVAAGAHMVAAISSVYLASDPQAAAREFATLLNRRNH
- the coq7 gene encoding 2-polyprenyl-3-methyl-6-methoxy-1,4-benzoquinone monooxygenase; its protein translation is MQTAHLDHLILGFDRALRVVSGLARASRPNPALALQENELSEQEKAHSAGLMRVNHVGEICAQALYDSQGMFSQTPAVKQQFAHSGIEEEDHLAWSAHRVAELNSRTSLLNPLWYAGAYACGTIAARCGDAASLGFVVETERQVAAHLSSHLEKLPVQDQKSRAIVEQMRQDEIAHGAAAQALGASDLPMPVKAIMRAMAKVMTTTAYRI
- a CDS encoding UvrD-helicase domain-containing protein produces the protein MQNLLHNLNSEQLAAVTLPAQSALILAGAGSGKTRVLTTRIAWLIQTGQISPQSVLAVTFTNKSAKEMLTRLSAMLPINTRGMWVGTFHGLCNRLLRAHHKDAGLPQTFQILDSSDQLSFIKRLLKANNIDDEKFPPRTLMYFINGAKDKGLRAAAVDAYDDTDRKMVALYDLYDAQCQREGVVDFAELLLRTYELLSRNQPLREHYQSRFKHILVDEFQDTNDLQYKWLKLMAGNQAAVFAVGDDDQSIYAFRGANVGNMSAFEREFQVKNLIKLEQNYRSHGHILDTANALIEHNSKRLGKNLRTDAGHGELVRISESSSDIQEAQWIVEEAKNLMREGSSGSEIAILYRSNAQSRVLEHALFTAGLPYRVYGGQRYFERAEIKHAIAYMQLMDNPHNDSAFLRVVNFPTRGIGARSLEQLQDAAKQYGISLYAAVPYVSGKAGTSLGNFVKLIEGARFETHNLPLPEMVKVVLDISTLLIHYQTEKEGADRIENLEQLINAATLFVSEEGYGHAAPALAGPPSQLAASLLSAPDGIQIIDADAALPTVMSPLSAFLSHASLEAGDNQAQAGQDALQLMTVHAAKGLEFDAVFITGLEEGLFPHENSAKEETGVEEERRLMYVAITRARKRLYITFSQTRMLHGQIRYNTRSRFFDEMPEESLKWLSPKVQASWFGNKKSAWDDAPESGVNAIAQGFAKNQGGSGWRIGQGVMHAKFGEGVIVNIEGSGTNARAHINFGQFGMKLLDLSIAKLDKIGS
- a CDS encoding porin — its product is MKKSLIALAVLSAVAGAAQAQSNVTVYGVLDMAINNESNGVGSGGATKTALDSGVQSGSRLGFKGSEDLGGGLKANFKLEMGVNADAGKSAQGGLAFGRAAWVGLSGDFGALQFGRQNKPVFNAVDSIDPFETGIIGGTAGDSTSATGLGNLFFASNPRSDNTANYTTNNLGGFTGTVAYTFGEQAGDTGKASQIGASATYAAGPLSAVIAYNTEKDKSTPALNLKHTFAGLTYNFNVVKLAAAYGLVKADAGYSPNGKVDNRLWMIGATVPVSAAGAVIGSYTQTNDKLVTDGKGNQVALGYTHSLSKRTNLYTSFSRIANGANANAGGLAYKAGVTERMFNVGIRHMF